In Gossypium hirsutum isolate 1008001.06 chromosome D01, Gossypium_hirsutum_v2.1, whole genome shotgun sequence, the genomic window CCTCTTCCCCTCCAACatctttcttctattttttagATGAAAATACAGTGCTAAATCTCAATCAAGCTTGCACAGTGGAAGCGGTGGTTCCAATTATGGTTAAGAATATATCAGGCATGTCTACGTTGACTATCTACAACAAGCTATCTGAGGGTTTTTACCTTTCATGGAATTACCACCGGAGCGACAGACTTTATCTGTAAGTTTCTACTAGTATTTAAGTTACAAACCCTTAGGTTGAGTATGATCAACTTTCTTATTTTCTCAGCTAAAGTAAAATATATAACTAAAATCCGAAAAGGGTAGATCTATAGAAAAGTATAGTGACAAAAACACCTTAATCCAATCCAATCTCCAAAGTGAAAGTAAAAAATAGATGAGCATTGAATTTTTTGGCTCAGACCAACTGCATCTGCTTTCTTTTCCCTctatttttgagtttttgtttaatttgtttgtGTTTCCTCTGCAATTAacactaaaatataaaaattacagaGAGTTTGTGTGATAAGTTAATAAGACACTAAGATATACTTCTCTAATAAAACTAGTCTTATGCATTGAAGAATAGAAATGAATAATGGATAAAactgaaaaaaataattacattcaGAGGAGTAAAAAATAAAAGTGCgttactaaataaataaatcttttatttttttttcaaaaattataccACGTACATCATAAAGTAAATCGTCAAATAAACAGGAAATTGAaacgagaaaaaaataaaataaaattactaaaatgtaaCGTCTTTGAAACATTTAAAAATGCCTAATGAATAAAGTCTTTGAATACCattatataacataaaaaattcttaaaatttgtgATTTTAATATGAAATACATGTTAATAAAATTTGACTTACTCTACTGGATACTGCAGATGGCTACTTGATTTTTTTGGCGTTTGGAGTACTTATGGAATAGGTATGCATACGGTCTCACTTTTACATACACCGAACATTAGACTTTGTTccgttttaaaaattattttttattttcattttcttattcagaaaaaaaatattttaattgaaaaatatatttggtaaataaaaataaatatttttaataataaaaacatgaaaaCACGTTTAGTAATTTTttctaacataaataaaataaaaaaatttatattcctaTGAGTTCAAATCACGATACACATTTAAGATTGGAAAAACCCTAggctaaaaaatttaaaatatttttcaaaaatttcaaagttcaatatttttcattttctaaaaaaaaaagaaaataaaaataactcaTTTTTTAAACTAAATGCCACTTTAGATTTTCCTctgccaaaataaaatttattttgagaaTGTAGATAATACTTTGATTTCAAAAAGTACCGACGTTTTCCAATATGTTTTTCTTGACAGTTGTTTCCATCGTACTGAGGCTCTTCATTGGGATACCTTGTTTGCTTGTGCTTGTAATCTACAAATGGAGAAGAAGACATTTATCCATGGATGATAAGATTGAAGAGTTCCTTCAAAGCCATCATCTAGCTCCAATTAGATACTCTTTCAAACAAGttaaaaaagtgacaaaaaattttaaagataaattaGGTGAAGGGGGTTATGGTTCAGTGTTTAAAGGAAAGCTTCGTAGTGGGCATCATGTGGCAATAAAATTGTTGTGCACATCAAAGGGAAAAGGCCAAGATTTCATAAATGAAGTTGCTTCTATTGGAAGAATTCATCATGCTAATGTGACCAAACTTATTGGATTTTGTGTGGAGGGATCAAAACAAGCTCTTGTGTATGATTTCATGTCAAATGGATCGTTAGATAAAATCATATTTTCTGAAGAAAAAAGGAACACTTTAGGTTGGAAAAAACTATTTGATATTGTGCTTGGGGTTGCTCAAGGAATCGACTACTTGCATCAAGGATGTGACatgcaaattttacattttgatatcAAGCCACACAACATTCTTTTGGACGAGAACTTTAACCCAAAAGTTTCAGATTTTGGTCTTGCTAAGTTGTACTCAGTAGATGATAACATTGTCTCTCTCACTGCAGCACGAGGAACAATAGGGTATATTGCTCCTGAATTGGTTTACAAAAATCTTGGAGGCATTTCATATAAAGCTGATGTTTATAGTTTTGGAATGTTGGTGCTAGAAATGGTAGGAAGGAGAAAGAATTTGAATGCATTTGCCAACCACACTAGCCAAATATATTTTCCATCTTGGATTTATGACCGGTTAGATCAAGGAGAGGACATGGAGTTGGGAGATATTTCTGATGATGAAAAAGTAATGATAAGGAAGATGATAATAACAGCCTTTTGGTGTATACAATTATTGCCTTCTGATCGTCCTTCGATGAATAAAGTGTTGAAAATGCTTGAATCTAACGTTGAACTCCTTGAGATGCCTCCAAAGCCATTTCATCAAGTTCCTCTTGAAACATCAACGGAGGTTGATAATTGTGAGAACTCTAATGATGAGGAAAGTAGGTCATTGGATGTTGTTACTATAACCAGTTTTAATGTCGTTTAATATTGGAAACATTTCCTTTCATTATCTTACATTTGTAGCATCGTATATATTTTGCCTTTCATATATATTAGTATCTCGATATGTGTATTGTATTTGTACATAAATatgtatttgaaaaataaaagttgttttggtttttaaataaataatactgaAGTGATACTTTGTAGGATTGTTGAGCTCCTTCACAACGTAAGTGTCTTATGAATTGATGCAAAAGGAGGCTTGAAATAGATAGGAGATAAGGGAAAAGTAAACAGAGAGGAGAGAAAATATGTTACGGTGATTAGTTAAAGCACTTAGTCTTCTTCACATAGTTGAATTTGACTACTCAAAATAAGATATGCTTTGATTTACTAGGGTGGAATAATTGATGTATAATATACCAAACAATTGTTAGCTTATGATATCCATTCTCTATTATCGTCTCCCTTACAATTTTACTTACCATGTCAAAACCAGAGACTCAgttgtcttttcttttcttttcttag contains:
- the LOC107936924 gene encoding LEAF RUST 10 DISEASE-RESISTANCEUS RECEPTOR-LIKE PROTEIN KINASE-like 2.8 — protein: MSYLKAKLSLFGHLMPTFVLFLILLPGASVARHPFNQEDCRSTFCGNLNISYPFRLKNQPPQCGWHDLELECENNNHTTLVLREGKFSVQNIFYENETIQVVDSSLDKDDCNSLPLSSVYFYYSDGSYYIFSPRNYTSYLSPFSFHYYNYITFSSYYKKRESQLSIMYVVNCTKPIRSSQYIDASRCTTKSNTSSPPTSFFYFLDENTVLNLNQACTVEAVVPIMVKNISGMSTLTIYNKLSEGFYLSWNYHRSDRLYLWLLDFFGVWSTYGIVVSIVLRLFIGIPCLLVLVIYKWRRRHLSMDDKIEEFLQSHHLAPIRYSFKQVKKVTKNFKDKLGEGGYGSVFKGKLRSGHHVAIKLLCTSKGKGQDFINEVASIGRIHHANVTKLIGFCVEGSKQALVYDFMSNGSLDKIIFSEEKRNTLGWKKLFDIVLGVAQGIDYLHQGCDMQILHFDIKPHNILLDENFNPKVSDFGLAKLYSVDDNIVSLTAARGTIGYIAPELVYKNLGGISYKADVYSFGMLVLEMVGRRKNLNAFANHTSQIYFPSWIYDRLDQGEDMELGDISDDEKVMIRKMIITAFWCIQLLPSDRPSMNKVLKMLESNVELLEMPPKPFHQVPLETSTEVDNCENSNDEESRSLDVVTITSFNVV